Proteins encoded by one window of Massilia sp. NR 4-1:
- the tsaB gene encoding tRNA (adenosine(37)-N6)-threonylcarbamoyltransferase complex dimerization subunit type 1 TsaB: protein MPIILAIETSSEMASCALLRGDQVHSRESSGVRTHSQSVLPMIQELLAEAGIALADVDAIAYGAGPGSFTGVRTACGIAQGLGFGAAKPLLPIVTLDAMALACRQQHGAGAVLAVLDARMNEVYWAQYRFDGEAPLAVLPPVLSAPEGVQPAAVDGALSACGNGFAAYAEALSGLACAAGAHAALMPHAVQIAQLGRIAFAAGQGVTAAAAQPLYLRNKVAYTKAEREEMKAGGAGA from the coding sequence ATGCCGATTATCCTTGCAATTGAAACTTCCTCCGAAATGGCCAGTTGCGCGCTGCTGCGCGGCGACCAGGTTCATTCCCGCGAATCGTCGGGCGTACGTACCCATTCGCAGTCCGTGCTGCCCATGATCCAGGAGCTGCTGGCCGAAGCCGGCATCGCCCTGGCCGATGTCGATGCCATCGCCTATGGCGCCGGTCCCGGTTCCTTTACCGGCGTGCGCACCGCCTGCGGCATCGCCCAGGGTCTGGGCTTCGGCGCGGCCAAGCCGCTGCTGCCTATCGTGACGCTGGACGCCATGGCCCTGGCTTGCCGCCAGCAGCATGGCGCCGGCGCGGTGCTGGCCGTGCTCGACGCCCGCATGAACGAGGTGTATTGGGCGCAGTACCGTTTCGACGGCGAGGCGCCGCTGGCGGTGCTGCCGCCGGTGCTGTCCGCGCCCGAAGGCGTGCAGCCGGCCGCCGTGGATGGCGCGCTCTCCGCCTGCGGCAATGGTTTTGCCGCTTATGCCGAGGCCCTGTCCGGCCTGGCCTGCGCCGCCGGCGCGCATGCGGCGCTGATGCCGCATGCGGTGCAGATCGCGCAACTGGGCCGCATCGCTTTCGCCGCAGGGCAGGGCGTGACGGCCGCCGCCGCCCAGCCTCTGTATCTGCGCAATAAGGTCGCGTACACCAAGGCCGAACGCGAAGAAATGAAGGCTGGCGGAGCGGGCGCATGA